In Candidatus Poribacteria bacterium, a single genomic region encodes these proteins:
- a CDS encoding RNA polymerase sigma factor, translating to MKNDDVALIRRILAGDEIAFAELVKRYQKPVHTLAWRKIGDFHIAEDITQEVFLKVYQGLRTLKHPKQFSGWLYVITANLCATWLRKKRIQTQPLEDAERTMPQRDAYSRHVVEERTNTAAESQREVVKKLLAKLKESERTVMALHYLGEMTVEEISQFLGVSASTIKSRLRRARQRLQKEETMIREALDHFQISPNLTDNIMREVAHLKPAGPSGSKPLVPWAIAVSTLAVVVLMLGVSSRYLARFQKPYSFSAASEMKVELIDAPVVLNLESEPDDRTQFGNANAQGKNNGSDQQVNNAAPLDIETIITKMKHYDNSVISVTGHFVMEHHQDSGIGKKEYTLMFEGEKVQMEQEEGWPIIGYWDGERSWEGAKNRRMIFEFEIVPGKKKTELESIRQAFKHNGIDLADDVSLIDGDEPESFTLVENETGTTYFFWLEGETTLLVYDYHLEYSVRPQWLVPSNYDPRFWLTFPSLGSNNSYLSEPLWHLLEKYECEIIGSEVLNGEKTSVIRLNIPAWSTENFKKAAESYKLWISHDKGFRLVKSERAFTVENPTEWSPFKQGVTYIRTRTIEHHEYLPDVWFPKKIESSTVPKASPEQQNEADFIYKSVLLTKQCQLNTGVTAFLSLSLPPDTPVFDYGEGQPSSAGGVLNPKPKPDILTQYESDEQVYDPAPHDLQTVIAKMKHYDSAILSASGDFVIEHHIGSGIAKTQYALTFEGKKIRVEQKRDFPTLDKDLPLIKKLLPLVKIYDGERQWEIYKYKKLLFSVEITPDEEKTGIKAIRQAFKQQSIELAGDVRIVASEQPDSYTLIENQTGKSYFILWEADTTLKVYDLHHLEYGVWYQKNILSDFDPRYWLTYRSEDASAYLTEPLWQLLEKHESKLLGSESLNGEETSVIRLNLPKQSLKLWVSHNKGFRLVQLERAFIAKNPMGSVEWEHFKVGDIYVEKRKIDHHEYLPGVWFPKKIERYYAQITDPDPQRKNQVILKTVVHTKRCQLNTDVAGLLRLDLPSDAHVLGLKPEPDAPTAEKIAFLRQEIPRTLNLRLDMLKLVEELAEFHAKDPDLSLLRGQVYEESRKLIWIISNLGHRYNRLTNDDSAFESGGEFHDLMKQNGIGISRE from the coding sequence ATGAAAAATGACGATGTTGCACTTATTCGGCGAATTCTCGCTGGTGATGAAATCGCTTTTGCTGAACTTGTGAAAAGATACCAAAAGCCGGTTCACACATTGGCGTGGCGAAAAATTGGAGATTTCCATATCGCCGAGGACATTACCCAAGAGGTCTTCCTGAAAGTGTACCAAGGACTTCGGACGCTGAAACATCCGAAACAGTTTTCTGGGTGGCTCTATGTGATTACGGCAAATTTATGTGCCACGTGGCTCCGCAAAAAACGGATACAAACACAACCTTTGGAGGACGCAGAGAGAACAATGCCACAAAGAGACGCTTATTCCCGACACGTCGTAGAAGAGCGGACAAACACCGCAGCTGAATCACAACGCGAAGTGGTCAAGAAGCTGCTCGCGAAGTTGAAAGAGAGCGAACGCACAGTGATGGCACTTCACTACCTTGGTGAGATGACGGTTGAAGAGATCAGCCAATTTTTAGGCGTGTCGGCAAGCACAATTAAAAGTCGTCTCAGACGTGCCAGACAACGTTTACAAAAGGAGGAGACAATGATTAGAGAAGCACTCGACCATTTTCAGATATCCCCGAACCTAACCGATAATATCATGCGAGAAGTCGCACATCTGAAACCTGCCGGACCTTCTGGCAGTAAGCCGCTCGTGCCGTGGGCGATTGCTGTTTCCACGTTAGCGGTGGTGGTGTTGATGTTGGGTGTAAGCAGTCGATATTTAGCGCGTTTCCAGAAACCTTACAGTTTCAGTGCTGCATCAGAGATGAAGGTTGAACTGATTGATGCCCCCGTTGTGCTGAATCTTGAATCCGAACCGGATGACCGAACGCAATTTGGAAATGCCAACGCGCAGGGTAAAAACAATGGATCTGACCAGCAAGTCAATAACGCCGCTCCGCTTGACATAGAGACAATTATCACGAAGATGAAGCACTACGATAATTCCGTCATCTCCGTAACCGGTCATTTCGTCATGGAACATCATCAAGATTCGGGAATTGGAAAAAAGGAATATACACTGATGTTTGAAGGTGAGAAAGTCCAAATGGAGCAGGAAGAGGGATGGCCTATCATAGGGTATTGGGATGGAGAACGCTCCTGGGAGGGAGCAAAAAACAGAAGGATGATTTTTGAATTTGAAATTGTCCCCGGCAAGAAGAAAACTGAGCTTGAGTCGATTCGACAAGCATTCAAGCATAACGGTATTGACCTCGCAGACGATGTAAGCCTCATTGATGGTGACGAGCCAGAGAGTTTTACACTTGTTGAGAATGAGACAGGAACAACTTACTTTTTCTGGTTGGAGGGAGAGACGACACTGTTAGTTTATGATTATCATCTCGAATATAGTGTTCGTCCTCAGTGGTTGGTTCCTTCTAACTATGATCCGAGATTTTGGCTTACCTTTCCAAGCCTCGGTTCAAACAATTCCTATCTATCTGAACCGTTATGGCATTTGCTTGAAAAATATGAGTGTGAAATTATTGGGAGCGAGGTATTAAACGGTGAAAAGACATCCGTTATTCGTCTAAATATACCTGCTTGGTCCACGGAAAACTTTAAAAAAGCTGCTGAGTCCTATAAACTCTGGATTTCTCATGATAAAGGTTTTCGACTGGTTAAGTCAGAACGAGCGTTTACCGTAGAGAATCCGACGGAATGGAGCCCCTTCAAACAGGGTGTAACTTATATCAGGACCCGAACAATTGAACATCACGAATACCTGCCGGATGTCTGGTTTCCTAAGAAAATTGAGTCGTCTACTGTTCCAAAGGCATCACCGGAACAACAAAATGAAGCGGATTTCATTTACAAAAGTGTTCTTCTTACGAAGCAGTGTCAGTTAAACACTGGTGTTACAGCGTTCCTGAGTCTGAGTTTACCTCCTGATACACCTGTTTTCGATTATGGGGAGGGTCAACCGAGTTCAGCAGGTGGTGTGCTAAACCCTAAGCCCAAACCGGATATCCTGACGCAATATGAATCTGATGAGCAAGTCTATGATCCCGCGCCGCATGATCTACAAACGGTCATCGCTAAGATGAAGCACTATGATAGTGCTATCCTGTCAGCAAGTGGTGACTTCGTCATTGAGCACCATATAGGTTCAGGGATCGCGAAAACGCAATATGCATTGACGTTTGAGGGGAAGAAAATCCGGGTAGAACAAAAAAGGGATTTTCCTACCTTAGATAAGGATTTGCCGCTGATAAAAAAGCTGTTGCCGCTGGTAAAGATTTACGACGGAGAACGGCAATGGGAGATATATAAATACAAAAAGCTGCTCTTTAGTGTTGAGATTACACCTGACGAAGAAAAGACAGGCATCAAGGCAATTCGACAGGCGTTCAAGCAACAAAGTATTGAACTTGCTGGTGATGTTCGCATCGTCGCAAGTGAACAGCCGGATAGTTACACGCTTATTGAGAACCAGACAGGTAAATCCTATTTTATCTTATGGGAAGCAGATACAACTCTGAAGGTTTATGATCTCCATCATCTCGAATATGGTGTTTGGTACCAGAAGAATATCCTTTCCGACTTTGATCCGAGATATTGGCTTACTTACCGAAGTGAAGATGCAAGTGCTTATCTCACCGAACCGCTTTGGCAACTCCTTGAAAAGCATGAAAGTAAACTTCTCGGTAGTGAATCACTGAACGGCGAAGAAACTTCTGTTATCCGACTGAATTTACCTAAGCAGTCCCTTAAACTCTGGGTTTCTCACAACAAAGGTTTCCGGTTGGTTCAATTGGAAAGAGCATTTATCGCTAAGAATCCGATGGGTTCAGTGGAATGGGAGCACTTCAAAGTCGGTGATATCTATGTAGAGAAACGGAAAATAGATCACCACGAATACCTGCCGGGTGTCTGGTTTCCTAAGAAAATTGAACGGTACTATGCCCAGATAACAGATCCGGATCCGCAACGCAAGAATCAAGTCATTCTAAAGACTGTGGTACACACGAAGCGATGTCAATTAAACACGGATGTCGCTGGGTTACTCCGTTTAGACTTACCCTCCGATGCGCATGTTTTGGGTTTAAAGCCAGAACCTGATGCGCCAACAGCGGAAAAAATCGCATTTTTGCGTCAAGAAATTCCGCGAACTCTTAATCTCCGTCTTGACATGTTAAAATTGGTTGAGGAGCTTGCCGAATTTCACGCGAAAGATCCGGACCTCTCTCTGCTAAGGGGTCAAGTCTATGAGGAATCACGTAAACTCATTTGGATTATCTCTAATTTGGGTCATCGTTATAATCGACTCACCAATGATGACTCAGCTTTCGAGTCAGGCGGTGAATTTCACGACCTCATGAAACAAAACGGCATCGGCATTTCCAGAGAATAG